In Marinomonas posidonica IVIA-Po-181, a single window of DNA contains:
- a CDS encoding homoserine kinase — protein sequence MAVYTSLSDSDMRALVADYYLGELVSFQGISGGVENTNYFLTTTTGKYVLTLFEEFEYDEVPYFLDVVAHLKHKGFNVPAALIDIHGERLRMVKERPAIIVDCFSGDGLEQTSVESCRQMGSALAKLHIAGEDFPDHRESHRGMAWWHATSEAILPELEPDQARLLASQIAEFDAFIAEHDDLPKTTIHGDLFFNNTLFDGESLSAIIDFYNACYSWVMYDLAIVVNDWCSDIETGELDMAKYRALLKAYLYEREPSVDEIKAWPYMLRIAAVRFWLSRLEAWHGAKDDPERLAQQHDPRELQRILEARLRYTPALMEF from the coding sequence TTGGCAGTTTACACTTCCCTTTCTGACTCTGACATGCGGGCTTTAGTCGCGGATTATTATTTAGGCGAGCTAGTGTCATTTCAAGGTATTTCTGGTGGCGTGGAGAATACAAATTATTTTTTAACCACCACCACAGGGAAGTACGTATTAACCTTATTCGAAGAGTTTGAGTACGATGAAGTGCCTTACTTTTTAGACGTAGTCGCGCATTTGAAACATAAAGGGTTTAATGTTCCAGCGGCGTTAATTGATATTCACGGTGAGCGCTTGAGAATGGTCAAAGAACGGCCAGCGATTATTGTGGATTGTTTTTCTGGTGATGGCTTGGAACAGACCTCGGTCGAGAGTTGTCGGCAAATGGGCTCAGCCTTGGCAAAATTGCACATAGCGGGAGAGGATTTTCCTGATCATCGGGAAAGTCATCGAGGCATGGCTTGGTGGCATGCGACCAGCGAAGCGATTTTGCCTGAATTAGAGCCAGATCAAGCGAGGCTACTGGCATCCCAAATTGCCGAGTTTGATGCTTTTATCGCCGAACATGATGATTTGCCGAAAACGACCATTCATGGGGATTTGTTTTTTAACAATACCTTGTTTGATGGTGAATCGTTATCGGCCATCATCGATTTTTATAATGCTTGTTATTCATGGGTTATGTACGATTTAGCCATTGTTGTGAATGACTGGTGTTCGGACATTGAGACGGGTGAACTGGATATGGCCAAGTATCGAGCATTGTTAAAAGCGTATCTATATGAAAGAGAACCAAGTGTGGACGAAATCAAAGCTTGGCCATATATGTTACGAATTGCGGCGGTGCGTTTTTGGCTTTCCCGTTTAGAAGCTTGGCATGGCGCGAAGGACGACCCTGAACGCCTTGCACAGCAACATGACCCGCGTGAGTTACAGCGTATTTTAGAAGCTAGGCTGCGTTACACCCCAGCCCTGATGGAGTTCTGA
- a CDS encoding DUF1007 family protein: protein MFRFILAAILGLTTLQALAHPHVWVDTQYRVKVDATSIDQLEATWSLDLFTSTSLIAEYDIDANGELEGQEKLDMLEVLKSFETYGYFIKLKRDGTDFVPDEVHVMDVRIRDQMLWIRMAIHLPELVNLETSTLSLAFGDDELYFAMEPVEEGLVRLTGAFAEICTPAEREAEETSVAFWVDLTCKP, encoded by the coding sequence ATGTTTCGTTTTATTCTTGCTGCCATTTTAGGCTTAACGACGTTACAAGCTTTGGCCCATCCACATGTTTGGGTGGACACTCAGTATCGTGTCAAGGTAGATGCGACCAGTATTGATCAATTAGAAGCGACGTGGAGCTTGGACTTATTTACCTCCACAAGTTTGATTGCTGAATATGATATTGATGCCAATGGTGAGCTGGAAGGGCAAGAAAAGCTCGACATGCTTGAGGTACTCAAAAGCTTTGAGACTTATGGTTATTTCATCAAACTGAAGCGTGATGGTACGGATTTTGTTCCTGATGAAGTGCATGTCATGGATGTGCGTATTCGCGATCAAATGTTATGGATTCGAATGGCCATTCATTTGCCTGAGCTAGTGAATTTGGAAACCTCGACCTTAAGTCTCGCGTTTGGTGATGATGAGTTGTATTTTGCCATGGAACCTGTGGAAGAAGGTTTGGTTCGTTTGACGGGGGCTTTCGCTGAAATCTGTACCCCTGCGGAACGTGAAGCCGAAGAAACATCGGTCGCCTTTTGGGTCGATTTAACCTGCAAACCATAA
- a CDS encoding LysE family translocator, producing MLEHFQWLPFLLAISVLTMSPGVDTILVMRNTALGGWRLGFLSSLGICLGLFAHATVSALGLSVILLGSAGLFTAFKLLGAAYLVYLGVQALRSAAKPVGLSFNTASDVHRVTAWSSFRQGILSNVLNPKPIVFYMAFLPQFIDPSHSALVQSLFMASLHFMIAMVWQMFLALMIHRARVWLARPKVAQVMDSLTGVLLVGFGVKLALSQR from the coding sequence ATGCTAGAGCATTTTCAGTGGTTGCCCTTTTTATTGGCCATTAGTGTCTTGACCATGAGTCCCGGCGTTGACACTATTTTGGTGATGCGCAATACCGCTTTGGGTGGCTGGCGTTTGGGCTTTCTGAGCAGTTTAGGAATTTGTTTGGGACTGTTCGCTCATGCCACTGTGTCGGCATTAGGTTTGTCGGTTATTTTACTTGGCTCGGCGGGCTTGTTTACCGCATTCAAATTATTGGGCGCGGCCTATTTAGTGTATCTCGGTGTGCAAGCATTACGCAGCGCTGCGAAGCCTGTAGGCTTGAGCTTTAACACCGCAAGTGATGTTCATCGAGTGACGGCGTGGAGTAGCTTTCGACAAGGTATTTTGTCTAATGTCTTGAACCCCAAACCGATTGTTTTCTACATGGCGTTCTTGCCACAGTTTATTGACCCAAGCCACTCGGCATTGGTGCAATCTCTGTTTATGGCCTCCCTTCACTTTATGATTGCGATGGTGTGGCAAATGTTTCTGGCGCTGATGATTCATCGAGCGCGAGTTTGGCTGGCGCGACCAAAAGTCGCACAGGTCATGGATAGTCTGACTGGTGTATTACTGGTGGGCTTTGGTGTAAAACTCGCATTAAGCCAGCGCTGA
- a CDS encoding MarC family protein — MSLLISTWIKFFFLFAPFFVLSMFLALTRGETATSRKQVANKAIIAAAVIALVLLFFGGSLFAVLGITLDSFRIGSGILLFMSALSLVRDGTRNHAVGMPSEERDDVSVVPLAVPTIIGPATIGTILVYGAELQGWDLVIGLCGLLLALGTLAVILYSGSLIEKMLGRTGLNVLSKITGLILAAMAAQIFMSGVMGFLNPALVQ; from the coding sequence ATGAGTCTACTTATTTCTACCTGGATTAAATTCTTTTTTCTATTTGCGCCCTTTTTTGTGTTATCGATGTTTCTTGCGTTAACCCGTGGTGAAACGGCGACATCGCGTAAACAGGTGGCCAATAAAGCCATCATTGCAGCAGCGGTGATTGCACTGGTGTTGTTGTTTTTTGGCGGCAGTTTGTTTGCAGTATTAGGCATTACCTTGGACTCGTTCCGCATTGGCTCTGGTATTTTGCTCTTTATGTCGGCGTTGAGTTTAGTGCGTGACGGTACTCGAAATCATGCGGTGGGGATGCCCAGTGAAGAACGGGATGATGTGTCGGTTGTACCGCTTGCGGTGCCGACCATTATTGGTCCAGCAACCATAGGTACGATATTGGTGTACGGTGCTGAGCTGCAAGGTTGGGACTTGGTCATTGGCCTTTGTGGTTTGTTATTAGCGCTCGGTACCTTGGCTGTGATTCTGTATTCTGGTTCCTTGATTGAAAAAATGCTTGGCCGAACTGGATTGAATGTATTGTCCAAGATCACAGGCTTGATTTTGGCGGCCATGGCGGCGCAAATTTTTATGAGTGGCGTGATGGGATTTTTAAATCCTGCCTTAGTTCAATAA
- a CDS encoding nickel/cobalt transporter, translating into MMAKNVVLIFLSFFCFTSPLYAAVDFSFYQDFIQWVIGQQANFHRELVSLVRAISKGGSVALLWSLVSVSFLYGVFHAAGPGHGKAVISSYMLASQASMRKGILIAFLCAAVQGLMAVALILVLGQVFSLAGRAMQISRFFEIASFAAVGLIGVWILSRLLRGKSGCGHDHSKDHLHHDHDHDHDHDHDHDHDHGHGHGHGHGHGHGHGHHACCDQHHDVEDSVVAKRSVWAMIVAVGIRPCTGAVLVLLFSMSAGIFQWGLAATFAMSLGTAITVAGLAAVSVLVRDTGFLLSRGQSVWRQRVSRGFGFVAALALILISSSMIWSYLSNAGRAF; encoded by the coding sequence ATGATGGCGAAGAATGTTGTTCTAATCTTTTTGTCTTTCTTCTGTTTTACCTCACCACTTTATGCAGCGGTGGATTTCTCTTTCTATCAGGACTTTATTCAGTGGGTAATTGGACAGCAAGCGAATTTTCATCGTGAGCTAGTGTCCTTAGTGCGAGCCATAAGCAAAGGCGGCAGTGTCGCTTTGTTGTGGAGTTTGGTTTCGGTGAGCTTTTTGTACGGTGTGTTTCATGCCGCCGGACCAGGCCATGGTAAAGCGGTGATTTCGTCTTATATGTTGGCCAGCCAAGCTTCTATGCGCAAAGGCATTTTGATTGCTTTTCTGTGTGCTGCAGTACAAGGCCTCATGGCAGTGGCGTTAATTTTAGTCCTAGGTCAGGTCTTTTCTCTAGCGGGTCGCGCTATGCAGATTTCTCGCTTTTTTGAGATCGCCAGCTTCGCGGCAGTGGGCTTGATCGGTGTGTGGATTTTATCGCGCTTATTGCGAGGTAAGTCTGGCTGTGGTCATGACCACTCGAAAGACCATCTTCATCACGATCACGATCACGATCACGATCACGATCACGATCACGATCACGATCACGGTCACGGTCACGGTCACGGTCACGGTCACGGTCACGGTCACGGTCATCATGCATGTTGTGATCAACATCATGACGTAGAGGACAGTGTCGTGGCGAAACGCAGTGTGTGGGCGATGATTGTAGCGGTAGGCATTCGCCCTTGTACTGGGGCTGTATTGGTATTGCTGTTTTCCATGAGTGCCGGGATTTTTCAATGGGGCTTAGCCGCCACCTTTGCCATGTCTTTGGGGACGGCGATTACAGTGGCTGGGCTAGCGGCTGTCAGTGTATTAGTCCGAGATACGGGTTTTCTTTTGAGCCGTGGGCAAAGTGTGTGGCGTCAACGAGTGTCAAGGGGCTTTGGATTTGTGGCGGCCTTGGCGTTGATTCTAATTAGTAGCTCGATGATTTGGAGCTATTTAAGCAATGCGGGCAGGGCATTTTAA
- a CDS encoding Fur family transcriptional regulator, with protein sequence MSEDNAHNHNDCIDTALATAETLCLEQGQRLTKVRRRALELIWESHRPLGAYQLLAKLAEEGFNSAPPTVYRALDFLLNAGLIHKVESMNAYLGCAHADKEHKGYFLICDECHNVMEFDYQDIHASLVAKAAQHGFELRSETIELTGLCADCRNAEAEVRA encoded by the coding sequence ATGAGCGAAGATAACGCACATAACCATAATGATTGTATTGATACAGCCTTGGCAACGGCTGAGACCTTATGTTTGGAGCAGGGGCAGCGACTAACAAAGGTGCGTCGTCGAGCATTAGAGTTGATTTGGGAGAGTCATCGTCCATTAGGTGCGTATCAGTTATTGGCAAAATTGGCGGAAGAAGGCTTCAACTCCGCGCCACCTACAGTGTACCGTGCTTTGGACTTTCTATTGAATGCCGGTTTGATTCACAAAGTGGAATCCATGAACGCGTATTTGGGTTGTGCGCACGCGGATAAAGAGCACAAGGGCTATTTTTTGATATGTGATGAATGTCATAACGTCATGGAGTTTGATTATCAGGACATTCATGCTTCGTTGGTCGCGAAGGCTGCTCAGCATGGTTTCGAATTAAGATCGGAAACCATTGAGTTAACTGGCTTATGTGCTGACTGTCGGAACGCCGAAGCTGAGGTAAGAGCATGA
- the znuC gene encoding zinc ABC transporter ATP-binding protein ZnuC — MSKRLVEFTDIGIEFDGRILLNKINMTISEGEIVTLIGPNGSGKSTLIRTLLGLQSATSGRVLRHEGLRIGYMPQKLHVDPTLPLTVKHFLALVRGVDKKAIEPTLDKLGIAHLLNSQVHVLSGGETQRVLLARALLNKPNLLVLDEPVQGVDVNGQVELYNLIESIRDELGCGVLMVSHDLHLVMAKTDTVVCINQHVCCSGTPQHVTGHPAYQALFGVPGADESIAIYAHQHDHVHDDHGGILSDQDAHAHCHH; from the coding sequence ATGAGCAAGCGTTTAGTCGAGTTTACCGATATTGGTATTGAATTTGATGGTCGCATCTTATTAAACAAGATCAATATGACCATCAGCGAAGGGGAAATCGTCACTCTGATTGGCCCCAATGGCAGTGGTAAAAGTACGCTGATCCGTACTTTATTAGGTTTACAGAGCGCGACATCTGGTCGTGTCCTTCGTCATGAAGGTTTGCGTATTGGCTATATGCCGCAAAAGTTGCATGTTGACCCAACCTTGCCATTAACGGTGAAGCACTTTTTAGCTTTAGTACGTGGTGTCGATAAAAAAGCCATTGAACCTACCTTAGACAAACTTGGTATTGCTCACTTGTTGAATTCACAGGTTCATGTGTTGTCCGGTGGTGAGACACAACGAGTATTGTTAGCGCGTGCTTTGTTGAATAAACCCAATCTATTGGTGTTGGATGAACCGGTACAAGGAGTGGATGTGAATGGTCAGGTTGAGTTGTATAACTTGATCGAAAGCATCCGTGATGAGTTGGGATGTGGTGTGCTGATGGTGTCTCACGATCTGCATTTGGTGATGGCCAAAACGGATACGGTTGTTTGTATCAATCAACATGTCTGTTGTTCCGGTACGCCACAGCATGTTACTGGTCATCCAGCCTATCAGGCGCTGTTTGGTGTTCCTGGCGCAGATGAATCCATCGCGATTTATGCCCATCAGCACGATCATGTTCACGATGACCATGGTGGTATTTTATCTGACCAAGATGCCCATGCGCATTGTCATCATTAA
- the znuB gene encoding zinc ABC transporter permease subunit ZnuB, which produces MLDLLLRALIGGLGVASVAGPLGAFVVWRRMAYFGDTLAHSALLGVALGLLFNINLNLAIIVLCVGLAAVLVTLQKKHIIATDTLLGILAHSSLSLGLVAVSFLDDVRIDLMAYLFGDLLAISPLDVYWIYGGGLAVIALLVTFWKPLLAVTVNEELAKVEGYPVEAIRLLLMLLVALVIAVAMKIVGVLLITSLMIIPAATARKLSNTPVQMAFIASVIGCLAVCGGLWSSYRWDTPTGPSVVVCAAVLFLIAYTLPFKRLR; this is translated from the coding sequence ATGTTAGATCTTTTGCTCAGAGCCTTGATTGGTGGTTTGGGTGTGGCGTCCGTGGCTGGACCCTTGGGCGCATTTGTCGTGTGGCGTCGAATGGCTTATTTCGGAGACACCTTAGCGCACTCGGCGTTGTTAGGTGTAGCATTGGGGTTGTTGTTTAACATCAATTTGAATTTGGCCATCATTGTCTTGTGTGTCGGTCTTGCCGCAGTCTTGGTGACTTTGCAGAAAAAGCACATCATTGCGACGGATACTTTATTGGGGATTTTGGCGCACTCGTCCCTGTCTCTTGGTCTGGTCGCAGTGAGTTTCTTAGACGATGTGCGCATTGATTTAATGGCGTATTTATTTGGTGATTTGTTGGCCATCAGTCCGTTGGACGTGTATTGGATTTATGGTGGTGGTTTGGCCGTTATTGCGTTGTTGGTGACCTTTTGGAAGCCTTTGCTGGCGGTGACGGTGAATGAAGAGCTGGCCAAAGTGGAAGGTTATCCGGTTGAGGCCATTCGATTACTCTTGATGTTGCTGGTGGCCTTGGTCATTGCCGTCGCCATGAAGATTGTAGGGGTCTTGTTGATTACCTCCTTAATGATTATCCCTGCAGCAACGGCACGTAAACTGTCAAATACGCCTGTGCAGATGGCTTTCATTGCCAGTGTGATTGGTTGTTTAGCGGTTTGTGGTGGTTTGTGGAGTTCCTATCGTTGGGATACTCCAACTGGGCCTAGCGTGGTGGTGTGCGCGGCGGTGTTATTTTTGATTGCTTATACCTTGCCCTTTAAACGATTGCGTTAA
- a CDS encoding methyl-accepting chemotaxis protein, translating to MLGFATIKGRLRASYLLLLVLLLFVVLLSVMRFQALSGNIRSIVDENAALVELSGELNLDAESLASRLLLLFVLEERDARVAIYKEIDARNKSLDDNLETMATLVRSDQDTASVESLKRQKVVYQNALQATVEVLEFGELEEAKALMAGNTRAQLQTFLAQADQLSERQRNAMQSRQHSVLADSELAILLIVGLGIAALLVGVIMSILITRSIVNPLNQIILFLDQVASGDLSDEFKESYTGELGHLVESLNHMRTSLVSLVTKMDASAKTVVDAVKDIRVSVTDVQQGSSSQMDMAGDIQTTVGVLSDDATIMVEHATASRHQAEAAHDLAKHGKQVITQASQDITDVASYIEETARSVAKLNESTAQVTGFVNSIRDIAEQTNLLALNASIEAARAGESGRGFAVVADEVRNLATNTADVTASIDTIITKISQLSTQISSEMSHGQEKMRQGVTQIENVVTPLSQLETDAQMAKQRLEGLAELVDKQAQEATEIAEHIAQIVSVSTNNDTTSTKLGRLTGDLSGAAEQAYEVASSFVLKK from the coding sequence ATGCTTGGATTTGCAACTATTAAAGGGCGATTAAGAGCCAGTTATTTATTGTTATTGGTGCTGTTGTTATTTGTTGTGCTCTTGTCTGTGATGCGTTTCCAAGCTTTGTCCGGCAACATTCGCAGCATAGTGGATGAAAATGCGGCTTTAGTGGAGCTAAGCGGTGAATTGAATTTGGATGCAGAGAGTCTCGCAAGTCGTTTGCTATTACTGTTTGTGTTGGAGGAGCGTGACGCTAGAGTGGCGATTTACAAAGAAATCGATGCTCGTAACAAGAGTCTAGATGATAACTTAGAAACAATGGCTACGTTGGTTCGAAGCGATCAGGATACAGCGTCAGTTGAGTCTTTAAAACGGCAAAAAGTGGTGTATCAAAATGCCCTACAAGCCACGGTTGAAGTACTTGAGTTTGGAGAATTAGAGGAAGCAAAAGCTTTAATGGCTGGTAATACTCGCGCCCAGTTACAGACCTTTTTAGCCCAAGCGGATCAGCTTTCAGAGCGGCAACGTAATGCCATGCAGTCTCGACAGCATAGTGTTTTAGCCGATTCCGAACTGGCGATTTTGCTCATTGTTGGACTGGGGATCGCGGCCTTGTTGGTGGGGGTGATTATGTCGATATTGATTACCCGTAGTATTGTGAATCCGCTTAATCAAATCATTTTGTTCTTAGATCAAGTGGCCAGTGGCGATTTGTCGGACGAGTTTAAAGAATCTTATACGGGAGAGCTTGGTCACCTTGTTGAGAGTCTAAATCACATGAGAACAAGCTTGGTGAGTCTGGTGACGAAAATGGACGCCAGTGCGAAAACAGTGGTGGATGCTGTAAAAGACATTCGTGTTAGCGTAACGGATGTTCAGCAAGGCTCTTCTTCTCAAATGGACATGGCGGGTGACATTCAGACCACCGTTGGCGTGTTGTCAGACGACGCGACCATTATGGTGGAGCATGCCACGGCGTCACGTCATCAAGCGGAAGCTGCACATGACTTGGCTAAGCATGGGAAACAGGTAATTACTCAAGCATCGCAAGACATTACTGACGTGGCGTCTTATATAGAAGAAACGGCTCGTTCTGTTGCGAAATTGAATGAAAGCACGGCTCAAGTGACAGGCTTTGTGAACAGTATCCGAGACATTGCTGAGCAGACGAACTTGTTGGCGCTAAATGCCTCAATCGAAGCGGCGAGAGCCGGCGAAAGTGGGCGTGGTTTTGCTGTTGTGGCCGATGAAGTACGTAACCTGGCCACCAATACAGCAGACGTGACCGCCTCAATAGATACCATCATTACTAAGATTAGCCAATTATCGACTCAAATCTCCTCTGAAATGTCTCATGGGCAGGAAAAAATGCGTCAAGGTGTGACTCAGATTGAAAATGTGGTGACCCCTCTTAGTCAGTTAGAAACCGATGCGCAAATGGCGAAGCAGAGATTAGAAGGCTTAGCTGAATTGGTTGATAAACAAGCGCAAGAAGCGACCGAGATTGCAGAACATATTGCTCAAATTGTTAGTGTGTCAACCAACAATGACACGACTTCGACTAAGTTGGGGCGTTTAACTGGCGATTTATCCGGTGCCGCTGAGCAAGCCTATGAAGTGGCTTCTAGTTTTGTTTTGAAGAAATGA
- a CDS encoding TadE/TadG family type IV pilus assembly protein, producing the protein MKTFCWHTYASTIRHALSSFLKGDSGAALPFIVLILVGALVGFSFALDTTRMVNTAGQLKRATDAAALAIGQIQLRNNNDDETDLDSIAQGYLLNNLGMDSSLIDQMKMAPISVTQGTKDGHPTFTVTVTLDVQSDLLNSQVEDQLISSTVEVVSIPTEVALLLPNTLTEDESELVALRTLGKNFARNLLGEDTDASKSTQKVWLSLVPFSQTVNVYDADDPERISRWAAAGALNPPELRSLFKTGKVRSLADPRFPDRIAKLLCMYRGLGAGENFYWDQQPDSQFEVYYRHDLPQNGSPGATPISWVGPNPSLWPSSVAEDVRWIVADKGCPDAPLLPLTNDLDAIDARLDEMSTRFNVNYAIAMGWAGHALSPNMRGSSGWGDSELPLDFSNSKSNVKVMVMLANTTGDWFDTDAYNFNSDQVLGSGTNSAKTFSAQRFHDVCRSFRDKNIKFFFIGVRPGDPADFGRTLFADIAGPGLRECAGGGGGLYFADSSSFTEGRSQVDSLLEEIAEEIRQNYYVRLIK; encoded by the coding sequence ATGAAAACCTTTTGCTGGCATACCTATGCTTCGACTATACGACATGCATTAAGCTCTTTTTTAAAAGGCGATTCTGGCGCGGCCTTACCTTTTATTGTGCTGATATTAGTAGGTGCGCTTGTGGGGTTTTCATTTGCGCTTGATACGACTCGAATGGTGAATACTGCCGGACAGCTAAAACGTGCCACTGACGCTGCCGCTCTTGCGATTGGTCAGATACAACTGCGAAATAACAACGATGATGAAACCGATCTAGATTCCATTGCTCAAGGCTATTTACTGAATAACCTTGGTATGGACTCGAGTCTTATTGATCAAATGAAGATGGCGCCCATTTCGGTCACGCAAGGCACGAAGGATGGCCACCCGACTTTTACCGTCACGGTGACGCTTGATGTTCAGTCTGACTTATTGAATTCACAGGTGGAAGATCAGCTTATTTCTTCAACGGTTGAGGTGGTGTCTATTCCCACGGAAGTCGCATTGCTACTGCCGAATACCCTAACAGAGGATGAATCTGAACTGGTCGCTTTGCGAACACTGGGGAAAAACTTTGCTCGAAACCTTCTTGGGGAAGATACGGATGCGTCTAAGAGCACACAAAAAGTCTGGCTGTCTTTAGTGCCATTTAGTCAGACCGTGAATGTCTATGATGCTGATGATCCGGAACGAATCTCCAGATGGGCGGCCGCCGGAGCCTTGAACCCCCCTGAACTACGCAGCTTATTTAAGACCGGAAAAGTCCGCAGTTTAGCGGACCCTCGTTTTCCAGACCGCATAGCGAAGTTGCTCTGTATGTATCGTGGGTTGGGTGCAGGAGAGAATTTTTATTGGGATCAACAGCCTGACAGTCAATTCGAGGTGTATTACCGTCATGATCTCCCTCAAAACGGCAGTCCCGGCGCGACACCCATTTCGTGGGTAGGCCCTAACCCAAGCTTATGGCCAAGTTCGGTGGCTGAAGATGTTCGCTGGATTGTTGCGGATAAAGGCTGCCCTGATGCCCCACTCTTACCCTTAACAAATGACTTAGATGCGATTGATGCCCGCCTTGATGAAATGTCGACACGATTCAACGTCAATTATGCCATTGCAATGGGGTGGGCCGGCCATGCTCTCTCACCAAACATGCGAGGAAGCTCTGGCTGGGGGGACAGCGAATTACCGCTTGATTTCAGTAACAGTAAGAGCAATGTGAAGGTGATGGTGATGTTGGCAAATACGACCGGAGATTGGTTCGACACCGATGCTTATAACTTCAACTCTGATCAAGTTTTAGGTTCGGGTACAAACTCAGCTAAAACCTTTTCTGCCCAGCGCTTCCATGATGTGTGCCGGAGTTTTAGAGATAAGAATATTAAGTTTTTCTTCATCGGTGTTCGCCCGGGCGACCCAGCAGATTTTGGTAGGACTTTATTTGCTGACATTGCAGGCCCTGGATTACGAGAATGTGCGGGTGGCGGTGGCGGCTTGTATTTTGCTGATTCTTCTAGTTTTACCGAAGGGAGAAGCCAAGTTGACAGCTTACTTGAAGAGATCGCAGAAGAGATTCGACAGAATTATTACGTACGCTTAATAAAGTAA